TTGCGCATGCGCTTGAATGTAATTTCTTCCTTACTGGCacgccattttgaaaaaataaaaacatcaagaaGGCAATTACTTTACATGGCTATTTCTTGGTCACAGTGAAgctggttgaaaaaaaaaaaatcggtaataataaaaatagggAAGTTAGTGATTGCGCCGCCTCAGAGGTACACCTCAATGGTGTCGAAGATAATGCGGCGACACAGCGGGCAGTTGTGCTGGTAGAAGGGCTGATGCAGCAGGATGTCGGTGCAGCCTCGACACAAGCACAGGTGCCTGCACGGCAGCAGCACCACCGTCTTGGCGCAGTCGTGGCAGATGACGCACATCTTGCGGTGCTCCTGCTCGTTCAGCAGCGTCAGCAGGTTGTCTGCCGGGTGTCGCCGCACCTGCTCGGCTTTCAGAGGCCTCGCCGTGCTCGACGACGCCGGCTCCTCCTGTTGGTGGTCAGTGCCGTCGGGCGGGTCCCGATTGTTCTCCTCGCCATCTGGGTCGGCGTTCGCTCGGTTGTCGAGCTGCGTCCTCAGCGCCAGGCTCAACTGGCTTCTGTGGTGAGACAGCTGCCGCCAGATTCTTCTCTCCAGCAGGTAGAGATGTAGCGACATCCGGCGGAGGTGTCGCATAACGGCGTGTATTAAACACAGGGCCGAATGAAGCTCTGCCGAAAGTCTCCGCAATCCCGGGAAGGAGTTAACAGAAGCCGTAAGTCGCCGCAACGCATGCCTGGTGACTTCTGGGTTAAGGTAAGCGGTGGTTGTCAGCGCTATGCTGACGGTGAGCGCCAGGCCGTACGTGTTGAGTATGAAAATGCTAATGAAGATGTGCACCAGTGACACCAGGAAGTCCAACATCAGCTTGCAGGGGGACCACAGGAAGGCCGACGTGCCAATCAGGCTGCTGTAGAGGAAGGTGACGGAGGTCAGCGTGAGCTCCAGCGCCATCTGCAGCGGGCTGGACACCGTCTGCCACACGCTGACAAAGGCCAAGTGAAGGTTGAGGGCGGCGATGAGGGCGTAGTTGACCACCGTGTTGACCAGGTAGACCAGGAGGCTGAGCGCGATGCCGCACGCCtccagcagcaacagcagcccCCGACACAGCTGCTCCTTGCCTCGGAGCAGTACGTGAGTCAACAGGTAGCCCACCATCTTCAAGCTCTCCAGAAGCCCCTCCAGAGATAGCATGAGGCTGCCCAGCAAGGCCACCACGCCGTGGGCAATGTGGGACGTTGCCGATGCCGTGGAGAGCAAACAGAGCAGCACCAAGTTGCCCAGCTCCAGGAGGGAGTAGACCAAGAGTGCGGGCAGGTTGATTATGAAGTGGTACACAGTCAGGACAGTGCGGACTATCGTGTGGACGAGGAGGAAATTGACGTCCAGCATTATGGAGACTGCATCTAGGCATTTTCCGAACGTAGAAATTAGAACGTTTACTGGTCCCATGGCACTGTGCTTTCAGTGTGTCTCCACGTCAACGTCCATGTTTGTTTGCATGCTCAGTTATCTCCAATTCAGACCATCGAGTGCTGCTTCCATTGCACCAGCCTGTAAAAAGGGAGATTTAATCATTTTACTTTCACAATTAAGATCCGTCCATTTACCAATTTCTTTTTCGCAACGAACTGCCGACACGACGCACAACCGGATGTTTACTTTTAAATACGGAGCGAATACTTCCGCCGCATTTACGCGTTTCCTCCGTTGTCTTCACTCGCATTTGTGAACCGAAACCCAACTAGGTCACATACTTACATCATGGGGGGATTGAATTGTACCATAAGAATTAGAGAATAGACGAGGAAACTCAGTTAGCTTCAACACGCTTTCCGTCGTTGAGGTGGGCGCCATATTTGTTTTGGTCGCTTCCTTTCGCTACTTCCGGGTGTCTGTCTGCGCGTGCGCCATATCCGCAATGGAGCGGTTGTATTGTTATACTATATTTGTgttgtcatatatttttttaataacaaacgGGCTTCATATGTGTGgctcattttggtttgaattagATTTATTAGAAttagatctatctatctatctatctatctatctatctatctatctatctatctatctatctatctatctatctattgaaggatattataacattttaatacctattttcatatatcgattattgttactgatcatgaacatttaattcttcattttaagtttgtcaaagtgtcttgtgtcctgagcagggcacatgatgttgacctcgtatgttctgggttaaagctgggaccatattatttagtctagaaaagttccttctcatcactttgtacgaaaacatattttcgcccttgattttgctatacactgattggtccagaatttcttgttttattttgtacacgtacattgtggtcttgaacagaacttgttttgcttttccattagtcacggtcattggtgcttttgggtcaaatgataaagtgagattttgttatgaagaagaatatgaaaagtgccttgaaaatatacatattttggctagagacgaatgCAGCTGCGCTAAGAGTTctgttgtttgacatgtccttcaactgtataacacatttgctcattcatgaagggagagatattctgcttggagactgaattgtaataaaaggctggcccttcgaaagaagggtgtgcattgttgatcagaacttgtcggagtttgattcagtggtgcaacaggagatctcctttaagaattatcctgcgcaggaaactctgttcatttctcatctcaccagttggtttattggacaggcaaaaagttatggattaactacacccctcagttggtgattttaatataccttcttcagttggtgaccctccgacggcaaggcgtttgacggttgttgcgttcgcggacggtttgaattcctggcgccatattaattgaggtaagtggagatcttatccacgttttgaggaattctttctgtctaggagcgctccggccgccatgcgttcttgtaagataaccaaatcaagggtgagatttgtgtgagcagaggtagaagtttaagttgtttggttgtatggagtcaataattgtggaatttcctacggtatttgaagtatacatatttgtggtgcacattgaattgaataatttcctacggtatttgaagtatacatatttgtggtgcacattgaattgaatagcgatcgcttgtaagtcagtactgggaaacattttgtctttacaatttggtttttacagacgatagatacgtagataattgatttgaagtctgcgtatatgaggttaagatataagtaagttgttgaagttgagagtaaatcagctggggaaacattattgttgtaaccaaGCGGTAGATGTatgggcattggttttacgtccatacatatttaagttgagagaagtcggctcaaaaagcatctttgtcttgatccctgcctgatgcgcgggagagacaaacactttgtttttatgagtaatagattcttgggtaattagataacgaagatccttgaataagtgttgccgattaaagctgcgggaggatcgactgcttcattttctagggacaaaagactcaacttatggaagtcagattgacataaaacggacttaatacgccgttttaagattaatcgataggtctatgaataattggatattgacatttttagacaagatataagagataagatgtattgactcaactcgtgtaagtcgggctgactaaagcatatttgatacgacgctttagatcaagccaataggtctattgaatattcgtgattaaaattcaaagacaaagaaactgttgaagctggggtagcgcagttgacatccggatatttatgtgttgatatgtcgtacaaaacgacatgtcttgtctgtccgttgtgtgtatgccgtctgatcggtgaagaaactctaacgttacggtaaaatcttaaagggaccgcgacgagaacagttgattaattctgttataagtgagacgtcacttcatttaaataataatacaactgaactatgataatttacaatataatataatataatacaaatcaataagctataaaatacctgagttaataattaagacgaaacatggacactctatttgaactcaaaacacagtggtttgacccgaatgggattccgttgagtttagatgggatgacgctggataaacaaattgggaacgcatgcgctgtggctatagggattttacctacaaaggctaaacgagaaacaaaaaaagaactttgcgactggatgcaagacggctgtagaaaaggttattttccgtcattacaatctgcagtgtgtctaatctctttgatgaagaacgttgaacttgcatgtgtgaaaaaacgtcacgaactagatgagctggtgcaacacacatctgtaatttcttcgagtggaagaaaagccagaaatgatcgaaagcttgttgacaaaataatgaataatgctagaatactagctttaggtatttttgtgaagttataaccatttatataactaaataatgatataagactaaatgatttgacctgatatgacttccgctagtcggaattaaagcttccggattaatcataccgtttaaataatgacttaaaatgtaattaatattgaacgacgggacttgattatattgtgaaaaaggttagtttattctaataagatatggcatttgttcgatggttttaatgactgcaatttaactttgaatgtgcgtacacggcgaccgcccgttaataatgttatgagtgtatgtaattttatatagaggagagtcccggacgtatctttaagaaaagtgtattgaaaaaatgattaatactgaaatgttgctttgcaaataaaataactgtataatacaaatttatgtaataaaacaaattaagccgtttaataagcgctaaacgggataaattaattagacggtaaaattactaataaaacttctaacgctaaaacccgcaattgtctgtgttaaataattgaacgacattatataaattgttgccgtaactgattttataagccccttacataaatttcttaagcactaatgttgaatacttaaactggcttcaagagtgcaaatacgtcatatttaaaaattatgtttgctataaaacgaacgaatattaatacacaaataacatagagaggtatagttttaagatattataaaatttagatgcatgtcttatgcttgtagagcatgggtggctttgactgattgtagttgctatgactcattccctttctcgggttaaaaaatgccaacagccatcaatctttgtaatgaggtcaaataaaatgtttttataaaaggtaatgttaattgtgtgattgttttagattaaatagtttagtctctactcttattttaataataataataataataactaaaaacaaataacttggatggcaattaatgtggaataattcttatatagatgattgttttttcccttatgattttgtttgtgcgcgagaacattgtttaataaattttaaatatcttttcagaatcaggagacacacccattaaggacaattggggtcgcaccaaagtgccatgttccggtcctggggatgaagtaatgtgttaattataatttaaaaggagttttttatttattttttctccgacgtttataaatagaaagtaattttaatctctcctgaatatatttaacctttgaattcgacatttgaagtctcattacaaacagactggggaagctatctggaagaaacacatttttgacataatttgaggtgctatgtaattaaaaatcattcctgctttgacgtttgaccaaaggctgactttacgggctgcggcctccattgagaaaacattaattgaaaactacacacttattaattaactatatttgtaaattgttagagtatatctgtcctattttatcctaagtattatttatgaaggtatgcaaaacatattaaattaaatattgtaaaccataacaaatattgacatataattagactttcattgttttaattattattttttattatttttatttttatttaatttttttaataaaggaagtttttggttttaatatttactgacatgttataacctaaatactgttggggcagattttaatgttttcagtcgagtgaggattattggtcaagggtcattatttcggaacaaagtcaactggcgggacacagacctctttaaaaacccccacccacaaagaaactgcaactgccaccaccatcagaggggcgggatgcagccatcatcacaaaacatcctgccaatacctgatggagaggggaggttcctggcgccacctgttgcaacaatgactgtgccatcatatacaaatgtgataaaagaaaaactgctccactgcccaatgcacacaatgctccgcacgaactgtcctatgaaaaactgctccatatgctctgcacaagcgtccttaaagcattcctgcgtccagaactgtccactacgatggtgactcaaccccacaaacattttaatataccttcttcactatctatctatctatctatctatctatctatctatctatccatccatccatctatctatctattcatccatccatctttgttttttattttaaacaataaattaacTACCACATGTATTTGGCAGGATCTGCCTGTttctccatatatatatatacatatatatatatatatatatgtacacacacgcacatgcagctatgtatttattatttcctTCCTCACTGTAATCTCCCTCATCCTCCCCATCTAAGATGCTTAGTGTTGCTTAGCGTCTTCTTTTCAGGGGTGGTGGTGATATGATCTGACATGATCATGGGAAATCCTGTGCCAAACCTTTGGACATGACGAATGGCATTTGGTTAAGCATCTAATGACACAACAGGGATATGCAGAGGCAATACAAGTGGCTATAAAAGGTACTTTTGTCTTTGCCATGAAGCTTCTTGCTCCTTTTATGGTAGGGAACCCTCCCTCTGGTCTATTAGCCAGTCAACTTCCTGTGTTTGTTTTGCGCAAGTTCAAATTGCTCCTTTCCAAATGATCACTTAGAAATGGTTTGCTGCTTCTGCAGGGATTTCTAAAGTGTCTTTTATGGGCGAAGGAATTATCATGTATTAGGTGCACCCACTTTCACTGACACTGTGGTCTTTGGTGAAAAATGATGGAATTCAGGTGCATTTCAggctatacacacacacacacaccgtgaTATCCAAAACACATGTTTAGTGGGGACAGGAAACATCAGAGACAACAAAACAAGTGACAGCCCTTGACGCGTTTCCTTCAAAGAGCCACGGATGATAACGTAGCAGCGGTTGGGCATCTCACCCACTGGGTCATTTCCCCCTTTTAAAAGGCAGGAAGTGTGTGACCCGTCCTTCCTCATCTTTTGTCTGCTCATCCAGCCCAGGAATTCCAAGAACTCTTTACTACTTGACCTCAAACTTCAGTGTGAAGATCTGTGTTGATTCATTTccgaaatatttgtttttcatgagacacacatggacaaaattatTAGTGTTTTTGCATGACCCCCCGTCAACCACCCTGATAGGTGACAGATTAAAATTCTTCTccgatttaaataaaataaatcaattgagACTTAAGCGAGACCCATGCCGATTGTCCGATTGAATCCGAGTTTGTGggtaaatgggaaaaaaaatgtgagagaGATTTTCTAAAGTTTTTTTGTGGTGTGAAAAATATGAATAGCATGACGAACACAGTGGCGCTCATCCAGGAGGAATTCCTCTTCTTTGATGGGCTTTCTTGGGACCTTGAGCACGTCATGCGCGCATCTGCAGGATGTTGCTAATGGCAGCTGCGACTTCCTACTTGGTTTCTGGCTATTCAGCATCGGTAGCCAGATAAATGTGCGATGAATAGAAACAATATGGATACACTAATTCGgacccaataataataataaacgtcAAATGAGCATGGCAATTAACAGCTTGTGTATCTCAAAGCCtcactgtaatttttttttagaagtcaTCAACGGATACAAGAAGGCAAAACAAGAGGAAAATCCCCATGTATGCATCACATCATCTTCTCTCCACATAAAGACTAACCCCGCCCACTCCATATTATCACCATGGTGAAGCAATGTTCACATCTTGTCCTGTGCGGTTATCAAAGTATCTCTTTGTCACATTCCTGGTTGTCGTGACAACATTTTGCAGAAATTCTAATTCCTCTCCCACTCTCCCCTTGCGAGCCCCCTCACCACACAGCAATGACTGGAAGCCCCCCGCCATACTGGGGCAGCGGCAGGAGCGGGGACAATAGGCGTCTCTCATGATGGGCGGACAACTCCCAGAAACCAACTGCCTCTCAGGACTGGCCTCAATGCCTCGGAAAGAGTGACTTCTTTTCcgctctttccttccttcagCCGCTGCTCGGGCCTTGGGCGCAACACAGACACCGGGTGAGGTAAACAGCAGTCGTGCGAGCTCATCAATCACACGGGAGaggcaaacacgcacacaagtTTATAGGAAGGCCAGTGACGGCAGTCCATGGTCAAATCCAGCAATCAAGATAATTACGCCTTACAAATTGTTgggttaagaaaaaaagagacaatttGGGCTAATTTTACTCCAATTACGGGGTCAAAAAGGGAGAGTGCCACTTGGGTCATtcatggatagatggatggtggGATGAATACTTTATTGATTCTGAGAAATAATATCGTCAAATTAATTGTCACAAGCATTTCATGGAAAAACGTATAGGACATTAAATTCAACTTGATGAACCATTCTTTGTTACCTTCCTTCCTTGCTAGCCTCCAAACTCCCGCTCTCCCTCCAGTCTTTTTGGTTCTTTCTCTCTTCCTTCTTTCCCTCTTCTTTctgtttccttccttccttccttttaccCTCCCACTTTCCCTCCCTCCATTCTTTCTGCTTCCTTCCTTTTGTCTTTCCCTCCATACtttgcttccttccttctttctttccatcCCACCCTATATTTTTTCTGTTACCTTCCTTTATTCCTTCCTCCTTTCTTTCTGATTCCTTCTTTCATTCTTCCAGTCCTTCCTTCCCACCCTCTcgccctccttccttccttccttccgtctATCCCTCCATTCTTTCCATtactttccttccttccatccctccattttttctgtttccttccttccttataTCCCTCCATTCTTTCTgttaccttccttccttccttccttccttcca
The genomic region above belongs to Vanacampus margaritifer isolate UIUO_Vmar chromosome 5, RoL_Vmar_1.0, whole genome shotgun sequence and contains:
- the rnf26 gene encoding E3 ubiquitin-protein ligase RNF26, translating into MGPVNVLISTFGKCLDAVSIMLDVNFLLVHTIVRTVLTVYHFIINLPALLVYSLLELGNLVLLCLLSTASATSHIAHGVVALLGSLMLSLEGLLESLKMVGYLLTHVLLRGKEQLCRGLLLLLEACGIALSLLVYLVNTVVNYALIAALNLHLAFVSVWQTVSSPLQMALELTLTSVTFLYSSLIGTSAFLWSPCKLMLDFLVSLVHIFISIFILNTYGLALTVSIALTTTAYLNPEVTRHALRRLTASVNSFPGLRRLSAELHSALCLIHAVMRHLRRMSLHLYLLERRIWRQLSHHRSQLSLALRTQLDNRANADPDGEENNRDPPDGTDHQQEEPASSSTARPLKAEQVRRHPADNLLTLLNEQEHRKMCVICHDCAKTVVLLPCRHLCLCRGCTDILLHQPFYQHNCPLCRRIIFDTIEVYL